The nucleotide window CTAAATGTTGGAAACCCGGCCAATAGTTGATAAACTTAAATCTAAAGTTTGTGATATAAAATCTCTTGTTTCATAGCAATAGCAGGTCCCATGGGAAGAGAAAATGTCTAATCCCATCTACGTGTCTTTTCTCAACCAGAAACAATCCAATTCATGAAGAAACCCCACGCTGATCAGTCTCAGAAATGTTTTCTGGAAAAGAAAGTAGTATCAGCAAGTTAAAAAATGAGATGGCGGGAAAGCCAAGTTTCGGTTGGTCGAGGAGGGGGTTGGTCCGGACGCAGCCTGACAACGGCAGCAGCATAAGGCGCAAGCCAGCgcaggcggcagcggcagcggcagcggcagggcGGAGGATTTCGCTTCACTTAGCGGCAACGGGGACGCCGCACCCAACCAAACCAACACGAGCTCCCCCTCACCCGCCGCGACGCACGAGCGGAATCCCCCCTGCGCCGACGCGCGCACCAAATCGCGCTCCCTCGATCGAACAGCCACCCCTCACCTCTCCCACCCGCCAAAACCTCCTCTCACATTCATATAGCTAGCAGCCCCTGCCACAAGGCAGAGCCATCGCTCGCACACCACACCTGCGTCGCCCTGCCTTGCCATCGCGATCGATCGAGCACCTGAGAGGGGCTCGGAGGCcaagagctagctagctagcacgcCGGCCGGCGTCCGCTCGTCGGTGCCGCCGTGCGCGATGGAGGCCAGCGCCGGGCTGGTGGCCGGGTCGCACAACCGGAACGAGCTGGTGCTGATCCGGGGCCACGAAGACCCCAAGCCGCTGCGGGCGCTGAGTGGGCAGGTGTGCGAGATATGCGGCGACGAGGTCGGGCTCACGGCGGACGGCGACCTCTTCGTCGCCTGCAACGAGTGCGGCTTCCCCGTGTGCCGGCCCTGCTACGAGTACGAGCGCCGGGAGGGCACGCAGAACTGCCCCCAGTGCAAGACGCGCTACAAGCGCCTCAAGGGTACGTCGTAGTACATTTCTACCACTGATTTCTTGCCTTCGATCGCCGTCGTCAACTTGAGTTTGGTGATTCACATCTGCTCGAACGTACGATCGAAGGGAGCCCGAGGGTTGCCGGGGACGATGACGAGGAGGACATCGACGACCTGGAGCACGAGTTCAACATCGACGACGAGAAGCAGAAGCAGCTGGAGGGCAACATGCAGAACAGCCAGATCACGGAGGCGATGCTGCACGGCAAGATGAGCTACGGGAGGGGCCCCGACGACGGCGAGGGCAACAACACCCCGATGATCCCGCCCATCATCACCGGCTCCCGCTCTGTGCCGGTATGTATGCATGACATGCAACACCTTCCAGTTCCACTTCCACCCACTCGACTGACGTGACAGTAGTTCTAACCGAGCCATCGCAAATGAAAAATGATGCAGGTGAGCGGTGAGTTTCCGATTACCAACGGGTATGGCCACGGCGAGCTCTCGTCTTCCCTGCACAAGCGCATCCATCCCTACCCTGTGTCTGAGCCAGGTTCGTACGTCGTCCCTGTTCATCATCAAATTTGCTAAATGTTGGTTTAAAGCAAGTTCAAATAATCATACGAGATCGATTTGATCATTATATATAGCTGATGGATGGATTTGATTTCACCAGGGAGTGCCAAGTGGGACGAGAAGAAAGAAGTGAGCTGGAAGGAGAGGATGGACGACTGGAAGTCCAAGCAGGGCATCCTCGGTGGCGGCGCCGATCCCGAAGACATGGACGCCGACGTGCCACTGTAAACCTCCCTCCAACCACCTCCAGCGACAACAGCGTATCCTTTCCTTTCCCAACAACACACAGGCACTGATCCATCACCTGAACTTGAGCAGGGACGACGAGGCGAGGCAGCCACTGTCGCGGAAGGTGTCGATCGCGTCGAGCAAGGTGAACCCGTACCGGATGGTCATCGTGGTGCGTCTCGTCGTGCTCGCCTTCTTCCTCCGCTACCGTATCCTGCACCCCGTCCCGGACGCCATCGGGCTGTGGCTCGTCTCCATCATCTGCGAGATCTGGTTCGCCATCTCCTGGATCCTGGACCAGTTCCCCAAGTGGTTCCCCATCGACCGCGAGACGTACCTGGACCGCCTCACCCTCCGGTACGAGAGGGAAGGGGAGCCGTCGCTGCTGTCGGCGGTGGACCTCTTCGTGAGCACAGTGGACCCGCTCAAGGAGCCGCCGCTGGTGACCGCCAACACCGTGCTCTCCATCCTCGCCGTGGACTACCCCGTGGACAAGGTCTCCTGCTACGTCTCCGACGACGGCGCGTCCATGCTGACGTTCGAGGCGCTGTCGGAGACGGCCGAGTTCGCGCGCAAGTGGGTGCCGTTCTGCAAGAAGTTCAGCATCGAGCCCCGCGCGCCGGAGTTCTACTTCTCGCTCAAGGTCGACTACCTCAAGGACAAGGTGCAGCCCACCTTCGTGCAGGAGCGCCGCGCCATGAAGGTACTCTAGTCTGTCTGTCTGCacatcatcaattcatcaaatcgGGTGCGTTCATGCCGGCTGATTGATCTGGCACTCACTACTGGCAGCGAGAGTACGAGGAGTTCAAGGTCCGCATCAACGCGCTGGTGGCCAAGGCCATGAAGGTGCCGGCAGAAGGGTGGATTATGAAGGACGGCACGCCGTGGCCCGGGAACAACACCCGCGACCACCCCGGCATGATCCAGGTGTTCCTGGGCCACAGCGGCGGCCACGACACCGAGGGCAACGAGCTGCCCCGCCTCGTGTACGTCTCCCGTGAGAAGCGCCCGGGCTTCCAGCACCACAAGAAGGCCGGCGCCATGAACGCTCTGGTACGTACTCAACTGAACTGAACGACTAGGCAACGAACGATGCCAGCAGCCTGACGAGTGACGAGACTCTCTGAACTGAACTGAACTGAACTGAACGAGTTTTCGTTTGCCGATCGAATTCCGACAGATCCGCGTCTCCGCCGTGCTGACCAACGCGCCCTTCATGCTCAACTTGGACTGCGATCACTACATAAACAACAGCAAGGCCATCCGGGAGTCCATGTGCTTCCTCATGGACCCTCAGGTCGGCCGGAAGGTCTGCTACGTGCAGTTCCCGCAGAGGTTCGACGGCATCGACGCGCACGACCGATACGCTAACAGGAACACCGTCTTCTTCGACGTAAGCCTCCTGTTGGCTCATGCAGATCAAATTAACCATGAGCGAGCGATCGAGCGATCGATGGGTTCTGAGTTCTGACACTGGTAGTTCTCCTCCTCTTGGTGATCAATCAGATCAACATGAAGGGGCTGGACGGCATCCAGGGCCCGGTGTACGTCGGGACAGGGTGCGTGTTCCGGCGGCAGGCGCTCTACGGCTACAACCCTCCCAAGGGGCCAAAGAGGCCCAAGATGGTGACCTGCGACTGCTGCCCGTGCTTCGGCCGCAAGAAGCGCAAGCACGCCAAGGACGGGCTGCCGGAGGGCACCGCGGACATCGGTGAGTTTCAGACCTCCTGCACAACATTCGGTTAAGTCTTTAGGTGTGTCTGAAGACTGATGGAGTTGCACACCCTGTGTTTGTTTCCTTGTTTCAGGAGTGGACAGTGACAAGGAGATGCTCATGTCCCAGATGAACTTCGAGAAGCGGTTCGGGCAGTCCGCGGCGTTCGTCACGTCGACGCTCATGGAGGAAGGCGGCGTCCctccgtcgtcgagccccgccgcgCTCCTCAAGGAGGCCATCCATGTCATCAGCTGCGGCTACGAGGACAAGACCGACTGGGGACTGGAGGTAAAGGCACTGAATGAAACCATCGATTTCGCAATCTCCCTGCATGCGTTGATCCTCCGGTCAGTGTCAGTGATGAATTGCAATGTCTGTTCCGATCCGCTGGTGCTGCCCTGAATGCAGCTTGGGTGGATCTACGGGTCGATCACGGAGGACATCCTGACGGGGTTCAAGATGCACTGCCGCGGGTGGCGCTCCGTGTACTGCATGCCGAAGCGGGCGGCGTTCAAGGGGTCGGCGCCGATCAATCTATCCGACCGTCTCAACCAGGTGCTCCGGTGGGCGCTGGGGTCCGTGGAGATCTTCTTCAGCCGGCACAGCCCGCTGCTGTACGGCTACAAGAACGGCAACCTCAAGTGGCTGGAGCGCTTCGCATACATCAACACCACCATCTACCCCTTCACCTCGCTCCCGCTGCTCGCCTACTGTACCCTCCCCGCCGTCTGCCTCCTCACCGGCAAGTTCATCATGCCGTCGGTCAGTGCCACCGCCTTCATCGCCGAAACTTAACCACCGGTTGGAATGTTGCCAGCCCCTGACACCCTGCTATGTGAAAAATCTGCAGATTAGCACGTTCGCCAGCTTGTTCTTCATCGCGCTCTTCATGTCCATCTTCGCGACGGGCATCCTGGAGATGCGGTGGAGCGGGGTGAGCATCGAGGAGTGGTGGAGGAACGAGCAGTTCTGGGTCATCGGCGGCGTGTCCGCGCATCTCTTCGCCGTCGTGCAGGGCCTGCTCAAGGTCCTGGCCGGGATCGACACCAACTTCACCGTCACCTCCAAGGCCACgggcgacgaggacgacgagttcGCCGAGCTCTACGCCTTCAAGTGGACCACGCTCCTCATCCCGCCCACCACGCTgctcatcatcaacatcatcgGCGTCGTGGCCGGCATCTCCGACGCCATCAACAACGGGTACCAGTCCTGGGGCCCCCTCTTCGGCAAGCTCTTCTTCGCCTTCTGGGTCATCGTCCACCTCTACCCGTTCCTCAAGGGGCTCATGGGGCGCCAGAACCGGACGCCCACCATCGTTGTCATCTGGTCCGTGCTGCTGGCCTCGATCTTCTCCCTGCTCTGGGTCAGGATCGATCCCTTCATCGTCAGGACCAAGGGACCGGACGTCAGGCAGTGTGGCATCAACTGCTGAGCTGTTTATTAAGATTAAAAAATTCTGGACCTTGTGCATAGGGAGAAACAAACAATTTAGAAATTTTGTATTGTTGACGATGTTTTGAAGCTTATGCTATGTTTTGTGTAAGTGTAATGTTCTGGGACGAGGAATTGAACAAAAGACAAGGTTTGAATGTCATAAATGGCAAATGATACTCGTGCAGTCGTGCTAAATGTAATCCTGATATCAACTACTATATAGTTTTAGTTTTTTCTATATACATAGTTTTTaatatgtatctaaacataattTATATCTAAGTGCACAACAGAATCTACGTATCTAGAAAAAAcgaaatgtcttataatttgcaaCGAAGGGAGTAGTAAATTCAGTCCACCATCGTTTCAAAATTAGATTTTACATGCTGCACATGAATTCAAGCAATGAGATTTACTTTTGGATGCTCTTTGCTTAATTGTACTTTAGTGAGTCTAGGTGAAGAGCCTGATAATGCTGAAGGTGATACATTAACATTAAAACTTTGCTGGCAACACAAGCGAAATGCAGAACAAGCGAAGTCTATAGTTCAACAAACTGATGTTTCTCTGGCACCAGTGTTATCTATTGAGTAAACAGCAATCCATACTCCAGGTGAGTTACCATCCGCTTATAAAAACTGATGGGATCTTCAGCACCAGTACTTTCGGGTACAGAAAAGATAAATCTGAACGTTAATACGATGTCAGCGCTCAAAGTATAACGCTGGAGTTGCTTACGTTGCCAAAGAGAGCAAAGCTAAAAACTGTTATATATAGGTTTCAAAAAAAGGGAA belongs to Miscanthus floridulus cultivar M001 chromosome 4, ASM1932011v1, whole genome shotgun sequence and includes:
- the LOC136549855 gene encoding cellulose synthase A catalytic subunit 9 [UDP-forming] gives rise to the protein MEASAGLVAGSHNRNELVLIRGHEDPKPLRALSGQVCEICGDEVGLTADGDLFVACNECGFPVCRPCYEYERREGTQNCPQCKTRYKRLKGSPRVAGDDDEEDIDDLEHEFNIDDEKQKQLEGNMQNSQITEAMLHGKMSYGRGPDDGEGNNTPMIPPIITGSRSVPVSGEFPITNGYGHGELSSSLHKRIHPYPVSEPGSAKWDEKKEVSWKERMDDWKSKQGILGGGADPEDMDADVPLDDEARQPLSRKVSIASSKVNPYRMVIVVRLVVLAFFLRYRILHPVPDAIGLWLVSIICEIWFAISWILDQFPKWFPIDRETYLDRLTLRYEREGEPSLLSAVDLFVSTVDPLKEPPLVTANTVLSILAVDYPVDKVSCYVSDDGASMLTFEALSETAEFARKWVPFCKKFSIEPRAPEFYFSLKVDYLKDKVQPTFVQERRAMKREYEEFKVRINALVAKAMKVPAEGWIMKDGTPWPGNNTRDHPGMIQVFLGHSGGHDTEGNELPRLVYVSREKRPGFQHHKKAGAMNALIRVSAVLTNAPFMLNLDCDHYINNSKAIRESMCFLMDPQVGRKVCYVQFPQRFDGIDAHDRYANRNTVFFDINMKGLDGIQGPVYVGTGCVFRRQALYGYNPPKGPKRPKMVTCDCCPCFGRKKRKHAKDGLPEGTADIGVDSDKEMLMSQMNFEKRFGQSAAFVTSTLMEEGGVPPSSSPAALLKEAIHVISCGYEDKTDWGLELGWIYGSITEDILTGFKMHCRGWRSVYCMPKRAAFKGSAPINLSDRLNQVLRWALGSVEIFFSRHSPLLYGYKNGNLKWLERFAYINTTIYPFTSLPLLAYCTLPAVCLLTGKFIMPSISTFASLFFIALFMSIFATGILEMRWSGVSIEEWWRNEQFWVIGGVSAHLFAVVQGLLKVLAGIDTNFTVTSKATGDEDDEFAELYAFKWTTLLIPPTTLLIINIIGVVAGISDAINNGYQSWGPLFGKLFFAFWVIVHLYPFLKGLMGRQNRTPTIVVIWSVLLASIFSLLWVRIDPFIVRTKGPDVRQCGINC